Proteins from a genomic interval of Acidobacteriota bacterium:
- a CDS encoding MerR family transcriptional regulator — MSAKPALKPIPDKLYFPIREVAELTGVEAYVLRFWEKEFPMLQPVKESSGHRRYRRKDIELVLEIKRLLYDEGFTIPGARTALQRGAPAPTLFALPATSTNTRGTARRKRGGHASSAPKSPEETLRRVRAELSDILTLLK; from the coding sequence ATGTCCGCCAAACCAGCGCTGAAGCCCATCCCGGACAAACTCTATTTCCCGATTCGGGAAGTGGCCGAACTGACAGGCGTCGAGGCCTACGTGCTGCGCTTCTGGGAAAAAGAATTCCCGATGCTGCAGCCGGTGAAGGAGTCCTCCGGGCATCGCCGCTACCGGCGCAAGGACATCGAACTGGTGCTGGAGATCAAACGGCTGCTCTACGACGAGGGCTTCACCATCCCCGGCGCGCGCACCGCGTTGCAGAGGGGCGCACCCGCACCCACTCTATTCGCGCTGCCAGCGACCTCTACGAATACGAGAGGGACCGCAAGACGCAAGCGCGGCGGACACGCGTCATCTGCCCCCAAATCACCTGAAGAAACGCTGCGCCGCGTGCGCGCGGAGTTGAGCGATATCTTGACCCTGCTCAAGTAA
- a CDS encoding outer membrane lipoprotein carrier protein LolA, whose translation MVYGRPHRVRLSDRLGHRMGQQMGHGLGQQMGTASNAFLLILLAAAQWTVALPGLAQPPAPKQNATDLNLPVIKAPATLAPATKAPAITQVLREVESNYNRMKTMKAQFRQIVREGPRTVRQESGTLYLSKPGKMRWEYVSPETKLFLTEANRMILYLPGEKRVMQTSVKESDDLRAPLRFLLGRLDFNQEFQRFETSAALTPIEPGNVIFKTYPKRLAGQVESMIFEINAARQIRRVILSESGGTETEFRFTDVQANPPVSAEIFRFTPPPGTEIVYQ comes from the coding sequence ATGGTTTACGGGCGACCACATCGCGTGCGATTGAGCGACAGGCTGGGCCATCGAATGGGCCAACAGATGGGCCATGGGCTGGGCCAGCAGATGGGAACGGCGAGCAACGCCTTTTTGCTGATCCTGTTGGCCGCTGCACAATGGACCGTTGCCCTGCCGGGACTGGCTCAACCGCCGGCGCCGAAGCAAAACGCAACTGATCTCAATCTCCCCGTGATCAAGGCTCCGGCGACCTTGGCTCCGGCAACCAAGGCCCCGGCGATTACACAGGTTTTGCGCGAGGTCGAGAGCAATTACAATCGCATGAAGACCATGAAGGCGCAGTTTCGCCAGATTGTCCGCGAAGGTCCGCGCACGGTGCGCCAGGAGTCGGGGACGCTCTACCTGAGCAAGCCTGGCAAGATGCGCTGGGAGTACGTCTCGCCCGAGACCAAGCTGTTCCTGACCGAAGCGAATCGCATGATCCTCTACCTGCCTGGCGAGAAGCGCGTCATGCAGACCTCGGTGAAAGAGAGTGACGATCTGCGCGCGCCGCTGCGCTTCCTGCTGGGCCGGCTCGATTTCAATCAGGAGTTCCAGCGCTTTGAGACCTCCGCCGCGCTGACGCCGATCGAGCCGGGCAACGTCATCTTCAAGACCTACCCCAAGCGCCTGGCAGGGCAAGTGGAGTCCATGATTTTTGAGATTAACGCGGCGCGACAGATTCGCCGCGTGATCCTCAGCGAGTCTGGCGGCACGGAGACAGAATTCCGTTTCACGGACGTGCAGGCCAACCCGCCCGTCAGCGCGGAGATATTTCGCTTCACGCCGCCGCCGGGCACCGAGATTGTGTACCAGTGA
- a CDS encoding sigma-70 family RNA polymerase sigma factor, protein MKSGNPATNSQSAGTSLSPGRSPGEAVPAEVMARLLQGKQRFLAFVEKRVGSREVAEDILQDAFVRGMERAGERGSDLPRDPGNEERATAWFYRVLRNAVIDHFRHQAAEQRALHGWAEDWERNASLTEAEEHEVCGCFREFLDLLKPEYRRAIEIVELQEGSLKDLSAQEDISPNNAAVRVHRARQALRQQIERACGVCAEHGCLDCHCKSIAECG, encoded by the coding sequence ATGAAGTCTGGAAATCCAGCGACCAATTCGCAGTCTGCCGGGACCTCCCTGTCCCCCGGTCGATCCCCCGGCGAAGCGGTTCCCGCCGAGGTCATGGCGCGGCTGCTGCAAGGCAAGCAGCGTTTTCTCGCATTCGTTGAGAAACGCGTGGGGTCGCGCGAGGTAGCCGAGGACATCCTGCAGGACGCCTTCGTGCGCGGCATGGAGCGCGCTGGTGAGCGTGGCAGCGATCTGCCCCGCGATCCCGGCAATGAGGAGAGGGCTACGGCGTGGTTCTATCGCGTGCTGCGCAATGCGGTCATTGACCACTTCCGCCATCAGGCCGCCGAGCAGCGCGCCCTGCATGGCTGGGCGGAAGATTGGGAGCGCAATGCTTCCTTGACCGAAGCGGAGGAGCATGAAGTCTGCGGCTGTTTCCGCGAATTTCTGGATTTGCTCAAGCCGGAGTATCGGCGCGCTATCGAGATCGTGGAGCTACAGGAAGGCTCGCTCAAGGATTTAAGCGCGCAGGAAGATATCAGCCCCAACAACGCGGCGGTGCGCGTGCATCGCGCGCGGCAGGCGCTGCGCCAGCAGATCGAACGCGCCTGCGGCGTTTGCGCCGAGCACGGCTGTCTCGACTGCCACTGCAAATCCATCGCGGAATGTGGCTAG
- a CDS encoding DNA polymerase IV — protein MHTVFHVDMDAFFVSVEELFDPSLKGKPVVVGGRPNERGVVAAASYAARKFGIHSAMPLRTAYKHCPQAIFVEGHPQRYREYSGKVFEVLQRFSPLVEMASIDEAYLDMTGTHSLMGSPLRAADALHDSMKDATGLNCSIGIATSRLVAKVASAQAKPNGVLWIIPGQEASFLAPLPVRRIPGVGKVMEQALSALHISTVSDLAKFEAAFLEQRFGKWGLALAGKAQGLDAGGWFDHEIGGESAPKSISHEHTFSEDTAQVDVLETTLSRLSQMVGRRLREHRLYARTVQLKLRSPDFSTITRARSINQPTQLDNHILDEVITLFHQNWKAGQMVRLLGVQVSSLDRSGPQLDLLDGGENRKREQVLSAADRLRDKYGESVLSVGSAVKSKLRERTHENQPNLPGKKME, from the coding sequence GTGCATACCGTTTTCCATGTCGACATGGACGCCTTTTTCGTTTCAGTGGAAGAATTGTTTGATCCTTCCCTGAAGGGCAAGCCGGTGGTGGTGGGCGGGCGTCCCAACGAGCGTGGCGTCGTTGCGGCGGCTTCCTATGCGGCGCGAAAATTCGGCATTCATTCAGCGATGCCGCTGCGCACTGCCTATAAGCATTGTCCACAAGCGATCTTTGTGGAGGGTCATCCGCAGCGGTATCGCGAGTATTCGGGGAAAGTTTTCGAAGTCCTGCAACGCTTCTCGCCGCTGGTGGAGATGGCCTCAATCGACGAAGCCTACCTGGACATGACCGGCACGCATAGCCTGATGGGGTCGCCGCTGCGTGCAGCCGACGCGCTGCATGATTCCATGAAAGACGCTACCGGATTGAACTGCTCAATCGGGATCGCTACTTCACGGCTGGTGGCGAAGGTGGCCTCCGCCCAAGCCAAGCCCAACGGTGTGCTCTGGATCATCCCCGGACAGGAAGCATCATTCCTCGCTCCGTTGCCGGTGCGCAGGATTCCCGGCGTGGGCAAGGTGATGGAGCAGGCTCTGTCTGCTTTGCATATTTCCACCGTCAGCGATCTCGCAAAATTTGAAGCTGCTTTTCTGGAACAGCGTTTCGGCAAGTGGGGATTGGCGCTGGCGGGCAAGGCGCAAGGTCTGGACGCAGGCGGCTGGTTTGATCATGAGATCGGCGGTGAGTCGGCGCCCAAGTCCATCAGCCATGAGCACACCTTCAGCGAAGACACTGCCCAAGTGGACGTGCTGGAAACCACTCTATCGCGCCTATCTCAGATGGTGGGCCGACGGTTGCGTGAGCACCGCCTGTACGCGCGCACCGTGCAACTGAAACTGCGATCCCCGGATTTTTCCACCATCACGCGCGCCCGTTCTATTAACCAACCCACGCAGTTGGACAACCACATTCTTGACGAGGTGATCACGCTGTTTCATCAGAACTGGAAGGCCGGGCAGATGGTGAGGTTGTTAGGCGTGCAAGTCTCGTCGCTCGATCGTTCGGGGCCTCAGCTCGATTTGCTGGATGGCGGAGAAAACCGGAAACGGGAGCAGGTGTTATCAGCGGCGGACCGCTTGCGTGACAAATATGGCGAATCCGTTTTGTCAGTGGGGTCGGCAGTGAAAAGCAAACTCCGCGAGCGAACGCACGAGAACCAGCCGAATCTGCCTGGGAAGAAGATGGAGTAG